From one Pirellulales bacterium genomic stretch:
- a CDS encoding FeoB-associated Cys-rich membrane protein gives MTAGWQTIATLAIVLMATAYLVRRGWRSIVKKRSGGCGACGSCSASNRPQSLGSGSTAEAGKPLVQLQMLAKPEPKSS, from the coding sequence ATGACGGCTGGATGGCAAACGATCGCGACTTTGGCCATCGTGTTGATGGCGACGGCCTATCTGGTCCGCCGTGGCTGGCGATCGATTGTCAAAAAACGATCCGGCGGATGCGGAGCGTGCGGCAGTTGCTCGGCAAGCAATCGTCCGCAATCGTTAGGCTCCGGCAGCACAGCCGAGGCGGGAAAACCGCTCGTGCAATTGCAGATGCTTGCCAAGCCTGAGCCCAAAAGTTCGTAG